A stretch of Roseovarius sp. M141 DNA encodes these proteins:
- a CDS encoding ABC transporter permease, with the protein MNDLLDGLLQAAWLVVCLDPDLYEIAGRSLRVTLCALLIASAIALPLAALLAVQRFRFRRATIAVLNALMGLPPVVVGLVVYVLLSRSGPLGVLGLLFTPTAMVIAQVIIIVPLIASIAHQSLRELWAEYHDLLISMNAGRLQRITTLLWDGRRALLTAALAGFGRGVGEVGAIMVVGGNIDHLTRVMTTAIALETGKGNFALALGLGFILIALSIMVNLAIHWLSRTETGGRW; encoded by the coding sequence ATGAATGACCTTTTGGATGGCCTGTTGCAGGCGGCATGGCTGGTGGTCTGCCTTGATCCTGATCTTTACGAGATTGCCGGGCGCAGCCTGCGCGTGACGCTTTGCGCATTGCTGATCGCCTCGGCGATTGCGCTACCGTTGGCGGCGCTGTTGGCGGTGCAGCGGTTTCGTTTTCGCCGGGCGACCATTGCGGTGTTGAACGCGCTGATGGGGCTGCCGCCTGTCGTGGTGGGCCTTGTCGTCTATGTGCTGCTGTCGCGCAGCGGCCCGTTGGGTGTGCTTGGGTTGCTTTTCACTCCGACTGCCATGGTAATCGCGCAGGTCATCATCATCGTGCCGCTGATCGCGTCCATCGCACATCAATCCCTGCGCGAGCTATGGGCCGAATATCACGATCTGCTGATCTCGATGAATGCTGGCCGGCTTCAGCGGATCACCACGCTGCTGTGGGACGGTCGCCGTGCGCTGCTGACCGCCGCGCTGGCCGGATTCGGGCGCGGCGTGGGCGAGGTGGGCGCGATCATGGTCGTCGGTGGCAATATCGACCATCTGACGCGCGTGATGACGACTGCCATCGCGCTGGAGACGGGCAAGGGCAATTTCGCGCTGGCGTTGGGGCTGGGGTTCATCCTGATCGCACTGTCGATCATGGTGAACCTTGCGATCCACTGGCTCAGCCGGACCGAAACAGGAGGCCGGTGGTGA
- a CDS encoding SDR family oxidoreductase — translation MSARVAIVTGAGRGIGRAIAVRLMADGYTVLGCGRSARGGDFPEGAEWTQASVAETSGVDKISAAAQALGRIALLVNNAGVQVEKTTMDSTDADWDLVIGANCRGVFNMCRAVLPMMEQSGGVIVNIGSISATAADPSMALYNASKAFVHGLTRSIAIDHGPNVRCNAIAPGWILTEMADDAFALANDPEAAKRDALARHPVGRMGTPEDIANMVSWLASDQAAYISGASFTVDGGMTAASPLNPGLF, via the coding sequence GTGAGCGCGCGCGTCGCAATCGTCACCGGCGCCGGACGCGGCATTGGCCGCGCCATTGCGGTGCGGTTGATGGCGGATGGCTACACCGTGCTTGGATGCGGGCGCAGCGCGCGCGGCGGTGATTTCCCCGAGGGCGCGGAATGGACACAGGCCAGCGTGGCCGAGACATCGGGCGTTGACAAGATTTCAGCCGCGGCGCAGGCCTTGGGCCGCATCGCCCTTCTCGTCAACAATGCCGGCGTGCAGGTTGAAAAAACGACCATGGACAGCACCGATGCCGACTGGGATCTGGTAATCGGCGCCAATTGCCGGGGTGTGTTCAACATGTGTCGCGCCGTTCTGCCGATGATGGAGCAATCGGGCGGCGTTATCGTCAATATCGGCTCGATCTCGGCCACGGCGGCGGACCCGTCCATGGCGCTTTACAACGCCTCGAAGGCCTTCGTACATGGCCTCACTCGCTCCATCGCCATCGATCACGGGCCGAATGTGCGCTGCAACGCCATCGCGCCCGGCTGGATCCTGACGGAGATGGCCGATGACGCCTTCGCACTGGCAAATGACCCCGAGGCGGCCAAGCGCGACGCCCTCGCCCGCCACCCCGTGGGCCGCATGGGGACGCCCGAGGATATCGCCAATATGGTGTCTTGGCTGGCCTCCGATCAGGCGGCCTATATCAGCGGTGCCAGCTTTACCGTGGATGGCGGCATGACCGCCGCCTCCCCGCTCAATCCGGGATTGTTCTGA
- a CDS encoding ATP-binding cassette domain-containing protein, giving the protein MRACGACVHRRGKRLIGPIDLVLDGHGITALIGPNGAGKSTLLKALHGLERLSAGRIEWGCPQSQAEQRQAFVFQTPVMLRRSVLDNLTYPLRLVRTPRATAREAAAEWCARIGLEGLEGRPATVLSGGEKQKLAMARALITRPEVLFLDEPSASLDGRATREIEAILRLATGAGTRIVMATHDMGQARRLAREVVFLRRGEVHEIAAAATFFDAPATDAATAFLAGDIVD; this is encoded by the coding sequence ATGCGCGCCTGTGGCGCCTGCGTGCACAGGCGCGGCAAGCGCCTGATCGGGCCAATAGATCTGGTGCTGGACGGGCACGGAATCACCGCGCTGATCGGTCCCAACGGCGCGGGCAAGTCAACCCTGCTGAAGGCGCTGCACGGGCTGGAGCGGCTGAGCGCCGGGCGTATCGAATGGGGCTGCCCACAGAGCCAGGCCGAGCAGCGGCAGGCGTTTGTGTTTCAGACGCCGGTGATGCTGCGCCGATCGGTGCTGGACAATCTGACCTATCCTTTGCGTTTGGTGCGAACCCCCCGCGCCACCGCGCGCGAGGCGGCAGCCGAGTGGTGTGCGCGTATCGGCCTTGAGGGGCTGGAGGGGCGCCCCGCCACCGTCCTGTCGGGCGGCGAGAAGCAAAAGCTGGCGATGGCCCGCGCGCTGATCACCCGGCCCGAAGTGTTGTTCCTGGACGAGCCGTCCGCATCACTGGACGGACGCGCCACGCGCGAGATCGAGGCGATTTTGCGCCTTGCAACGGGTGCTGGAACCCGTATCGTCATGGCCACGCACGACATGGGGCAGGCAAGGCGCCTGGCCCGCGAGGTCGTATTCCTGCGCAGGGGCGAAGTGCATGAAATCGCTGCCGCCGCCACGTTTTTTGATGCACCCGCCACGGACGCTGCCACCGCGTTTCTGGCAGGCGACATCGTAGATTGA
- a CDS encoding 3-hydroxyacyl-CoA dehydrogenase NAD-binding domain-containing protein, with the protein MDHARTACLGAGVIGASWAALFLASGRSVAVYDPSPEAEAQTRAYVETAWPTLTRLGLTVHGTPDALSFHTSAAAAVEGATFVQENVPERLAIKHAVFAEIEPALAPGAIVASSASGLTLGQMQDGWADPAPLVLGHPFNPPHLVPLVEVMGNARTGPGVADATAAFYESIGKVTIRVTKEVPGHVANRLQAAVWREAIHLAKEGVASVGDIDKAMWAGPGLRWAAMGPTACFSLGAGAGGLQAFCNHFRDTFNGWWDDMGRPYLDDDTITMLVDGADDAADGISHDEMLARRDAMITVMQEALRPHRKGR; encoded by the coding sequence ATGGATCATGCACGTACCGCCTGCCTTGGCGCTGGTGTCATCGGCGCCAGCTGGGCGGCGCTGTTTCTGGCCTCTGGCCGCTCGGTCGCCGTTTACGACCCTTCGCCCGAGGCCGAGGCTCAGACCCGCGCCTATGTCGAAACCGCATGGCCGACCCTGACCCGGCTGGGCCTGACCGTGCATGGCACCCCGGACGCGCTCTCCTTTCACACCAGCGCCGCCGCTGCGGTAGAGGGCGCAACTTTCGTACAGGAAAACGTGCCCGAACGACTGGCGATCAAGCATGCCGTCTTTGCCGAGATCGAACCGGCGCTGGCGCCCGGCGCCATTGTCGCCAGTTCCGCGTCGGGGCTGACGCTGGGCCAGATGCAGGACGGCTGGGCCGATCCGGCGCCGCTGGTGCTGGGACATCCGTTCAATCCGCCGCATCTGGTGCCGCTGGTCGAGGTGATGGGAAACGCGCGCACAGGCCCCGGTGTGGCCGATGCCACCGCCGCATTTTATGAGAGCATCGGCAAGGTGACGATTCGCGTCACCAAGGAAGTGCCCGGCCATGTCGCCAACCGCCTCCAAGCCGCCGTCTGGCGCGAGGCGATCCATCTGGCCAAGGAAGGCGTCGCCAGCGTCGGCGACATAGACAAGGCGATGTGGGCCGGTCCCGGCCTGCGGTGGGCGGCGATGGGGCCGACGGCGTGTTTCAGCCTAGGCGCCGGGGCGGGCGGATTGCAGGCGTTCTGCAATCATTTTCGTGATACGTTCAACGGCTGGTGGGATGACATGGGGCGCCCCTATCTGGATGACGACACGATCACGATGCTGGTCGACGGCGCCGACGACGCGGCGGATGGCATAAGCCACGACGAGATGCTGGCGCGCCGCGATGCGATGATCACCGTCATGCAAGAGGCCCTGCGCCCGCATCGCAAGGGCAGATAG
- a CDS encoding response regulator transcription factor, with protein MQSHGDTHSLVMIRSVLVIDDHPLYCDALASTLKRIYQLQTVRTATTLSDALKLVGPRFMPDLVVLDLKLPDVTGLSGFLKIRDKIPDVPVLVVSAISSDETIHALMQAGAAGFVPKDASPKVLQNALTIVREGQKYLPPGYTAPSGPSGDTLSTCEIARKIADLPPQQARIMQLICAGKPNKQIAYEMSLAEATVKAHITALLRRLGVHNRTQAAVLVRSAQLDQSAESSDADLRALLN; from the coding sequence ATGCAGTCCCATGGCGATACGCATAGTCTGGTGATGATACGTTCGGTTCTCGTGATCGACGATCATCCTTTGTATTGCGATGCGCTGGCGTCGACATTGAAACGGATTTACCAGCTTCAGACGGTCAGGACCGCGACAACCCTCAGTGATGCGCTGAAGTTGGTTGGGCCGCGCTTCATGCCGGATCTGGTCGTTCTGGATCTCAAACTGCCCGATGTCACCGGGCTGAGCGGGTTTCTGAAGATCAGGGACAAGATACCCGACGTGCCGGTTCTGGTCGTGTCCGCCATTTCTTCGGACGAAACGATACATGCCCTGATGCAGGCAGGCGCGGCGGGCTTCGTGCCCAAGGACGCTTCGCCAAAGGTATTGCAGAACGCGCTGACGATCGTTCGCGAGGGACAGAAATACCTGCCGCCAGGCTATACCGCGCCGTCCGGGCCATCAGGTGATACGCTTTCCACGTGCGAGATCGCCCGCAAGATCGCGGACCTGCCCCCGCAGCAGGCCCGTATCATGCAACTGATTTGTGCGGGCAAACCCAACAAGCAGATCGCCTATGAGATGTCCCTTGCCGAAGCGACGGTGAAGGCGCATATCACCGCGCTTTTACGGCGCCTTGGCGTTCACAACCGCACGCAGGCGGCAGTTCTGGTCCGAAGTGCGCAGCTTGATCAGAGCGCCGAAAGCTCTGACGCCGATTTGCGCGCCCTGTTGAACTAA
- a CDS encoding xanthine dehydrogenase family protein subunit M, translating to MQYMKPQTAAEVSDILARSEGAARILGGGTDLLVQLRSGMIEPETIVDIKHLSGIADITAEDGGLRIGAAVSGQKLGEHEGACAMWPGVVEACELIGSTQVQGRCTMVGNLCNGSPAADSVPAMIAAGAVVRIEGPDGPRDCAVEDIPVSPGKTSLGKGEFVSSVFLPARPKGAADAYLRFIPRTEMDIAVASAAVNIELAEDRTIKSARIALGAVGPKVVLVPDAADAIIGSKLEDPAIAALVRACEAACNPIDDKRGTAEFRTTVAGVLAKRAARIAMTRAGENA from the coding sequence ATGCAATACATGAAACCGCAAACCGCGGCCGAGGTGTCAGATATCCTCGCCCGTAGCGAGGGCGCGGCGCGCATCCTCGGTGGCGGCACCGACCTGCTGGTGCAACTGCGCTCCGGCATGATCGAGCCCGAGACGATCGTGGACATCAAGCATCTCAGCGGCATTGCCGACATCACCGCCGAGGATGGCGGCCTGCGCATTGGCGCTGCCGTTTCCGGCCAGAAACTGGGCGAACACGAAGGCGCCTGCGCCATGTGGCCCGGCGTGGTCGAGGCGTGCGAGCTGATCGGCTCGACCCAAGTGCAGGGGCGCTGCACCATGGTCGGCAATCTGTGCAACGGATCGCCCGCCGCCGATAGCGTGCCAGCGATGATCGCCGCAGGCGCTGTGGTGCGGATCGAGGGGCCGGACGGCCCCCGCGACTGCGCCGTCGAGGATATCCCGGTCAGCCCCGGCAAGACATCGCTGGGCAAGGGCGAATTCGTGTCGTCCGTCTTCCTTCCCGCCCGGCCAAAGGGTGCAGCAGACGCCTATCTACGGTTCATCCCGCGCACCGAAATGGACATCGCCGTCGCCTCGGCCGCGGTAAATATCGAACTGGCCGAGGATCGCACGATCAAATCCGCGCGCATTGCCCTTGGCGCCGTCGGCCCCAAGGTGGTGCTGGTCCCAGACGCCGCCGACGCCATCATCGGATCAAAGCTGGAGGATCCCGCCATCGCCGCGCTGGTGCGCGCCTGCGAAGCCGCCTGCAACCCGATCGATGATAAGCGCGGCACCGCCGAATTCCGCACCACCGTCGCAGGCGTGCTGGCCAAACGCGCCGCGCGCATCGCCATGACACGCGCAGGAGAAAACGCATGA
- a CDS encoding (2Fe-2S)-binding protein produces MKNIHVSTTINGDDAEFVCAPEETLLDALRNRLGLSGAKEGCGTGDCGACTVEMDGRLVCSCLVLGAEVQDAQIKTVEGMAIGEALHPLQQAFIDHAALQCGICTPGILVAAKTLLERNPDPSDTEIRYWLAGNLCRCTGYDKIIKAVQIAAADMRGA; encoded by the coding sequence ATGAAAAATATCCACGTCTCCACCACCATCAACGGCGATGACGCCGAATTTGTCTGCGCGCCCGAGGAAACCCTGCTGGACGCATTGCGAAACCGCCTCGGCCTGAGCGGCGCCAAGGAGGGCTGCGGCACCGGCGATTGCGGCGCCTGCACTGTGGAAATGGACGGGCGGCTGGTCTGCTCCTGTCTGGTCCTTGGCGCCGAGGTGCAGGATGCCCAGATCAAGACGGTCGAAGGCATGGCCATCGGCGAGGCGCTGCACCCCTTGCAGCAGGCGTTTATCGACCACGCGGCGCTGCAATGCGGCATCTGCACCCCCGGCATTCTGGTCGCGGCGAAAACCCTGCTGGAGCGTAACCCCGACCCGAGTGATACCGAAATCCGCTATTGGCTGGCCGGCAATCTGTGCCGCTGCACCGGCTATGACAAGATCATCAAGGCTGTCCAGATCGCAGCCGCCGACATGAGAGGCGCATGA
- a CDS encoding xanthine dehydrogenase family protein molybdopterin-binding subunit: MNVVSKTKADFKVVGTRVARPDGVDKVTGRALYGADFSVPGMQVGLILRSPHAHAIINSIDASDALALPGVKAVVTSADLGLPEDESLRDVQDNCMARGKVLYDGHAVAAVAAKDMVTAKAALKLIKVDYTPLPHVTEVDEAIKVDAPVVQEARADDSVPEGSSPNVTHYCEFGHGDLEAGFASADKIIERSFTTAATHQGYIEPHACLATFGNDGKADLWCCTQGQFFVRELCAGIMEMEASQLRVTASEIGGGFGGKTTVFIEPVALALSRKAGRPVKIVMSRVDVFRATGPTVSSSMDVRIGMTKDGRITAGEAKLRYQGGAFPCVTVDMGAQAAFAAYDMEAVRTQGWNALTNRPKEAAYRAPGAPMAIYAVESVVDELCQELDLDPLDVRLKNAADAGTKASYGVTFDQIGLRATLEAAKEHAHYHAPLGENQGRGLSCGFWFNFGGNTCVSLNVNSDGTVGVTEGNPDIGGSRASISMMAAEEMGIPYEKVRTVITDTNSLGHNDVTDGSRVTFAVGLATIEAARAAIRVMCSRVAKIWGIDEDAVVWEDGAAKPSGPNAGDFEPMTLADIAAIASETGGPIAGHHEVNAEGAGVSFGVHLADVEVDPETGATQVLRYTVFQDAGKAVHPDYVEGQMQGGAVQGIGWALNEEYIYGEDGRLQNAGFLDYRIPVASDLPNIDTVILEIPNPGHPYGVRGVGETPIVPPLAALSNAVSRAVGVRLHELPMSPPKILKAITAKG; the protein is encoded by the coding sequence ATGAACGTCGTTTCCAAAACCAAAGCGGACTTCAAGGTCGTCGGCACCCGCGTTGCGCGCCCCGATGGCGTGGACAAGGTGACGGGCCGCGCGCTCTATGGCGCTGACTTCTCGGTGCCGGGGATGCAGGTCGGTCTGATCCTGCGCAGCCCGCACGCCCATGCGATCATCAACAGCATCGACGCGTCCGACGCACTGGCCCTGCCCGGCGTCAAGGCGGTCGTGACCTCCGCCGATCTGGGCCTTCCCGAGGACGAAAGCCTGCGCGACGTGCAGGACAACTGCATGGCGCGCGGCAAGGTGCTGTATGACGGCCACGCCGTCGCCGCCGTCGCCGCCAAGGACATGGTGACCGCCAAGGCCGCGCTGAAACTGATCAAGGTGGACTACACACCCCTGCCCCATGTCACCGAGGTAGACGAGGCTATAAAGGTAGACGCGCCCGTGGTCCAAGAAGCGCGCGCCGACGACTCCGTGCCCGAGGGTAGCAGCCCCAACGTCACGCATTATTGCGAATTCGGGCATGGCGATCTGGAGGCCGGTTTTGCCAGCGCCGACAAGATCATCGAGCGCAGCTTTACCACAGCCGCAACCCATCAGGGGTATATCGAGCCGCACGCCTGCCTTGCCACCTTCGGCAATGACGGCAAGGCCGATCTGTGGTGCTGCACCCAAGGTCAGTTTTTTGTGCGCGAGCTGTGCGCCGGCATCATGGAGATGGAAGCCAGCCAACTGCGCGTGACAGCCTCCGAAATCGGTGGCGGCTTCGGCGGCAAGACGACGGTGTTCATCGAACCTGTCGCGCTGGCCCTGTCCCGCAAGGCCGGCCGCCCGGTCAAGATCGTAATGAGCCGCGTCGACGTCTTTCGCGCCACCGGACCCACCGTGTCGTCCTCGATGGATGTGCGCATCGGCATGACCAAGGATGGCCGCATCACCGCAGGCGAGGCCAAGCTGCGCTATCAGGGCGGCGCGTTTCCCTGCGTCACCGTCGATATGGGCGCCCAAGCTGCCTTTGCCGCCTACGACATGGAGGCTGTGCGCACCCAGGGCTGGAACGCGCTGACCAACCGCCCCAAGGAGGCCGCATACCGCGCACCCGGCGCACCGATGGCGATCTACGCGGTGGAAAGCGTGGTCGACGAACTGTGCCAGGAATTGGATCTGGACCCGCTGGACGTGCGCCTGAAAAACGCCGCCGACGCGGGCACCAAAGCCTCCTACGGCGTAACCTTCGACCAGATCGGCCTGCGCGCCACGCTGGAAGCCGCCAAGGAGCACGCGCACTACCACGCGCCGCTGGGCGAAAATCAGGGCCGCGGCCTTAGCTGTGGGTTCTGGTTCAACTTCGGCGGCAACACCTGCGTATCGCTGAACGTCAACAGCGACGGCACAGTCGGCGTGACCGAGGGCAACCCCGATATCGGAGGCAGTCGCGCGTCGATCTCGATGATGGCCGCCGAAGAGATGGGCATCCCCTACGAAAAGGTCCGCACCGTCATCACTGACACCAACAGCCTTGGTCACAACGACGTCACCGACGGCAGCCGCGTGACCTTTGCCGTGGGCCTTGCCACAATCGAGGCCGCGCGCGCCGCGATCCGCGTGATGTGCAGCCGCGTGGCGAAAATCTGGGGCATCGACGAGGATGCGGTCGTCTGGGAGGATGGCGCCGCCAAACCTTCTGGCCCGAACGCGGGCGATTTCGAGCCGATGACACTGGCCGACATCGCCGCCATCGCGTCTGAAACCGGCGGGCCGATCGCGGGCCATCACGAGGTCAACGCCGAGGGCGCGGGCGTCAGCTTTGGTGTGCATCTGGCCGATGTGGAGGTCGATCCCGAGACAGGCGCGACGCAGGTATTGCGCTACACCGTCTTTCAGGACGCGGGCAAGGCCGTGCATCCCGACTATGTCGAAGGCCAGATGCAGGGCGGCGCGGTTCAGGGCATTGGCTGGGCGCTGAACGAGGAATATATCTATGGCGAGGATGGCCGCCTGCAAAACGCGGGCTTTCTCGATTATCGCATTCCGGTGGCCTCGGACCTACCCAATATCGACACGGTAATCCTGGAGATCCCCAACCCCGGCCACCCCTACGGCGTGCGCGGTGTGGGCGAAACACCGATTGTCCCGCCCCTCGCCGCCCTGTCGAACGCGGTCAGCCGCGCGGTGGGCGTGCGCCTGCACGAATTGCCGATGTCGCCGCCCAAGATCCTCAAGGCGATCACGGCAAAGGGCTGA
- a CDS encoding substrate-binding domain-containing protein has product MRRLTLAMAVALTGAAANAEEMKMAVTTSFHNSGLAEVLLPEIKKDTNIDVQLLVVGTGQAIKLGEAGDVDAVLVHAKAAEEKFVTAGHGTHRREIMYNDFVIIGPNGDPAGVGSADSAAAALSAIAAAEAPFVSRGDDSGTNKKELSLWKVADIDVAAQGDWYKAVGAGMGASLNTAAGMDAYIMSDRASWLNFGNKGDLALLYAGDPALFNQYAYLPVNPDKGDHVKSDLAEELEVWLTSARAKELIDGYRINGEQLFTFNATMTDMSKAAE; this is encoded by the coding sequence ATGCGTAGACTGACACTTGCCATGGCCGTCGCCCTGACCGGCGCAGCCGCCAATGCCGAAGAGATGAAGATGGCCGTGACGACCAGCTTTCACAATTCGGGCCTGGCCGAGGTTCTGCTGCCGGAAATCAAGAAGGACACGAATATCGACGTGCAGTTGCTGGTCGTTGGCACAGGTCAAGCGATCAAGCTGGGCGAGGCAGGCGATGTCGATGCGGTGCTCGTCCATGCCAAGGCTGCCGAGGAAAAATTCGTGACCGCCGGGCACGGCACCCACCGGCGCGAGATTATGTATAATGATTTCGTCATCATCGGCCCGAACGGTGATCCCGCAGGCGTCGGCAGTGCCGATAGCGCCGCCGCCGCCCTCAGCGCCATCGCGGCTGCCGAGGCGCCGTTTGTCAGCCGCGGCGATGACAGCGGCACAAATAAAAAGGAACTTAGCCTGTGGAAAGTCGCCGATATCGACGTCGCGGCGCAGGGTGACTGGTACAAGGCCGTCGGCGCTGGCATGGGCGCATCGCTGAACACCGCCGCCGGTATGGATGCCTATATCATGTCGGATCGCGCCAGCTGGCTGAATTTCGGCAACAAGGGCGATCTGGCACTGCTATATGCCGGGGATCCGGCGCTGTTCAACCAATACGCCTATCTGCCCGTAAACCCGGACAAGGGTGATCATGTCAAAAGCGATCTGGCCGAAGAGTTGGAAGTCTGGCTGACCAGCGCCCGCGCCAAGGAGCTGATCGACGGCTACCGCATCAACGGCGAGCAGCTTTTCACCTTCAACGCCACGATGACCGACATGTCGAAGGCGGCTGAGTAG
- a CDS encoding MoaD/ThiS family protein: MVAVKLWGSLRDHAEGQEVVEVEASNFKELLDALAAKYPGLKPQIDRGVSLAVDGLVYRNSWFTEVKPDSEVVLMPYMKGG, encoded by the coding sequence ATGGTCGCTGTCAAACTCTGGGGGTCATTGCGCGATCACGCCGAGGGTCAAGAGGTGGTTGAGGTCGAGGCCAGCAATTTCAAGGAATTGCTGGACGCCCTGGCCGCCAAGTATCCGGGGCTGAAGCCACAGATCGACCGCGGGGTATCCCTCGCGGTCGATGGGCTGGTCTATCGCAATTCGTGGTTTACGGAGGTGAAGCCGGATAGCGAAGTGGTGTTGATGCCGTATATGAAGGGCGGATGA